The Ignicoccus islandicus DSM 13165 sequence GGAAAACTTCCAGTTATACATATATCACACAATCTAATTGAAGCAATGGAACTTGCAGATAAAGTAGCTCTAATGGTTGAAGGAAAACTCTTAGAGCCTTTACCTCTAGAGAAGGCCTTGAGGGAATATCTAGAGGCGCATTTCGAGGAAATAAGGAAATTAAATGAGGTAATATCGAAATTAGAGCATTCTTAACAATAACTCGTTAATCTTCTCTCCTCTGTAGCCGGCTTCGCCGCCAGCTCCGTAGGGCTTCTTGGTACTACCTCTGAAACCTCCTCTAGGAGGATGGAGCCTGAAGACTGGTTTTATAACGTCTTGTTTATGGAGTAATACTTCGCCACTTAGTATCTTTTCAGCTAGTTCTTCGTAACTGTTAACATTGAACTTCTCTTTTAGTACATCTAAGGTAAGTCTCTTATTTCCTGGTAGTCTACCTCTCTTCTCCAAAAGTTGCGCTAACGTTTCCTTGTTTATTTCGCCCCAAGTTATCCATGCTTGCGCTTTCCTTAACATGCCTTCTAGTCCCGGTAAGTCCTTTGGATAAATTACGGCGTGATACCTTTTGTGCAACCTTAGGTTTTCTAAGGTCTTCTCGACGTCCGGTGGGACGTCTGGTTGACCTTTAATTCTTATTATAACGTAGGCACTCATGTCCTTCACCCTTCTTGCGGCTGCGTCCAGTCCCAAGGTGCCAAGAACCTATAGGTCTGTTTTAAGGCCTCAAGCGTGGCTTTGGCGAAGTTGTGTGTAGTCCTCGTCTCTCCTTCAGTATGGGTCCATACGTCCTTAAGACCAGCGTATTTTAGAACTGTTCTGGCTACATCGCCTGCGACCAATCCGGTTCCTCTTGGTGCTGGTTTCAAGGTGATTCTAACGCTGCCACTCTTTCCGTGTACTGTAAAGGGTACGCTGTGCGGTTCACCACACGTACATTCCCAGCTTCCGCAGCCTCTCCTTACGGGGATTATGTTGAGTTTCGCGTTAGTGAGGGCCTTCTGAATTGCAAACCTCATTTGCCTCGCTTTGCCCATTCCAAGCCCAACTAGACCGTTTTCATTGCCTACTACTATTAGTACTCTCAACCTAGTAATTCTTCCAGCATCCGTTACCTTCTGTACTAGGCTTACGTCCAATACTTCATGTTTGAGATCAGGGACAAGGAAGTCGACTATCTCCGGTTCCAGTATTGGTAGGTTTTTCTCGAATATCTCGTAGATGCTAGTTATCTTCCCTTCCTTTACCATTTTACCTACTCGGGTCTTCGGTACCCAAGTTTCCAAGCTTTCGGTTTGGTCCACTCGGACGCTCATTTCCGACCCCCTCCCTTTAACCCGCTACTTGTTTATAGTTTTCGAGGATCTTCGATTTCACTTCTTCGAAGTGACTTGGATAGTTCTCTGGGTCGAATCCATTCTTTAAGAGTACTGAGAACCTCTTTTGGAACTCCTCGGGGTTCTGTTCCTTTAGCATCTTAGCGTAGCTCGCTATGTGTTCACCCCTTATCCTCTCTTCAGACGGTGCGACCTCTTCCGACATAGGGACTTCTAAGCCTACGTCATTTGCAGCCTTGATGGCAGCGAAGACCCTTGCCCCTTTAGTTGGTTTGTGTAGACCTATATTGGGTGCGGCGTATTGAATGCCCTTCTCCTTTGCTCTGAGTGCAGCAAGCATACCAGTTAAGTAAACCGCAGGAAGGGAGTTACCAGAGCCCTTCCATCCGAACTTCTGTAGTTCCTTCGAATGGGCAGCCGCTACTACGACGTCGCCTTGGACTTGAGGCTTCACTATTTGAACCCATACGTACTTGTTAGACTTCCTTACAACGAATATTGGATGGCCGCTTAGGACTAATTTGTACCTTTTCCTGTAGTCAGTCTTTCCTTCTCTCCTTCTTCTCCTAGGTACCTTATATCTGGGTCCATGGGCCATTTCACTTCACCTCAATGCCATATCTTTCTCTTAGATGTAATTTCAAGTTCCTCAAGCTGTCGAATTCACCACCTTTTGCCTTTCTATATAGTTCCCTGTAGGTCCTTCTGTCTATTACGCCCTTGTCTCGTAGGTACTTTAGGAACCTCCTTATCTTCCTTATCTTGTTCATCCATACTTCCTTCTTGGGCGTTCTAGCCGTTGCCTTACCCTTTCTCTTACCATAACCCCTTCTCCTACCCTTCTTCCTTTGCTCGTGTCGAACCTTCCATCTACTCCTCGAATTTCCTCTCTCTGGTAGTACCTTGATGACGCCTTCTTCCATTAATTTCCTAACGTCGGCTTTAGAGACCACTTCGTTCAGTTCATCTAGCCTAGTTGGATCGATCCATATTCTACTTTCTCCTACACCAGCTACGCTAGCTGCTAACCTCGCCACCTTATCCGCTCTCATCCGAACTCACCTCTCGAAACTCGAACTAAGCGTTCGCTATCCTTATCCCGAGCTCTGCAGCCCTCTTAACTATAATTTCCCTTTTCCTCTTTCCAACACTGCTCGCTATGTAGACTATGTGTTTGCTCGCATCTACCTTTTCCAACTCCTTTTCGTTATGTATTACAATAGGCTCCAAACCGCTGGGATGCAGTCCTCTCACATCTTTTGGCGTTCTATATCCTATCTTTACGATCGGTGGGTATCCCTTTAGCTGAAGCCTGCTCTTGTTATCGTTGCCCTTAGGCTTCCTCCATTTATAGCCTCTTTCGAGCCTGAAGTACCTCCACCAGTGATATCTTATGAATTCTGGAAGATCGTTTCTGATCTTTATTGCTTTCTTCATTTTCTTCCTTCTCTTTTGTAAGTTTCTTAGTACTTCTTTGCGTTTAGCTAATACGTCGTTGGAGCTCATTTCTCAATCACCTCCTTCTCATAGATGTATATTCCATCGCTGAACACTCTTCTGTCGAAGTCCTTAATCTTAGTGGCTAGTTCTATATTTGCTGCAGTTTGAGCTACTTTCTCTAAATCTATCCCTTCAACTATTAGATCTCGACCCTTTACTTGAACCTTAACGCCAGGAAGGACTTTAGCTATCCTCGGGGCCTTTTCTCCGATGAAGTTCGCTATTTCAACTACGTCGCCCTTTACGTTAACGCTTATTGGGAAGTGTGAGAATATTATTTTCATTTTATACCTCCAGCCTTTGGTAACTCCGATTATCATGTTGTTTATATGAGCAGCAATCGTTCTAACTAACGCCTTCTTTTTGCGATTGGCAAAGAATGTCTCTACTAAGATGGCATCCTTGCCCTCTTCAGTCTTCACTAGTTTTATGTTAACGCCCTTAGCGTGGGAGAAGTCTCTTTCAAGCGTTCCTTTAGGTCCACTTACCTTCACTTTCAAGCCCTCTACCGTTACGGTCACGCCGTCCGGTATCTCTACTAAGTGATGGACCCACACGGCTTTAGCCATTTTTCATTTACCCATTGAGGGGTGTCTTACGGGGATTTAAGGACTCTTATGAAGCTTCTCGTAGGTATATTCCATTAACGAGTCTATTAAACTGCGTTCTTGAGAAGGACACTTTTCTAGTAAGAATAGTAGAGACGGAGGCTTCACCACTTTACTTCTAACTAAACCCTCGAGAGTTAAGTTGCCTTTAGCATTGTATTCCACTATGGAAGAGCGCTCGATCATTAGTACCTTATCCGATATCCATATGAGCTCGGGATCGTGAGTTGCAATTAAAGCGGACCTTCCTTCTTCTCTGAGCTGAATAATGTACTTCAATACTTTCCAATACGATTCGTTATCCAAGAAACTCGTGGGTTCGTCTAAGAGTACGTACTTTGGCTTGTATACTTCGATACTAGCAATAGTAACGAGTCTTTTCTGACCTAGGCTAAGTCTTAACGTTCTCTCCTTTGTAAGATGTTCTATACCAAACTTCCTTAACGTTTCAATAACTCTTGCTCTAATTTCGTCTTCGCTCATTCCCAGCGTCCTGAGCGAATACGCAACCTCATCGTACACTGTCGGGTTAAACAGTTGCGCCCCAGGATCTTGGAACGTTAGCCCAACGAGAGGTTTTAATCGAAACCTATCTTTGCTCCATCTTAGTCCATCTATTTCTAATCTCCCTTTGATTGGTTTGAGCAATCCGGCTAGAGTCATTAGTAGAGTCGTTTTACCGCTGCCCGTAGGTCCAACTAATGCAACTATCTCACCGGAATCTACGCGCACGTTGATGTCTCGAATTATAGGATACTTGTAGCCGATTTCACCGTTCTCGAAAATTAACATTATCCCAACCTCCTCGCCTCAAGAGCCATTAACCTTAGTTCTAAATAGAACCTTACCCTATATAAGAACATTTCAAGGCTCGATAATTGGTGTCTCCAAATTTCTTTCAAGAATAACTTCTTCAAAGTTCTAGATTCTCGTGCAGCTAATAGCGTTAGTAACGAGGTAGAGAGCGTTAATGCAACTAGAAGAACGTACTCATATAACGTTACAATACCTTCCGGTATTCCTAGGTCTACAAGGATTTTCAAAATATTAATTAAGCCAACTCTTTCTATATATAGACTTATTAGTAAAGTTGATAACGAAGATCTCATTGTAAGCGAGAGCCCTTCGACAAGACCGCGATCACCTAGCCCTGTCCACGAGAAAAGCGTAGTGATGAGACCTAGAGCGAGAGGATACAGGGTAACGCTAAACGGGTACTTCAGTGTACGTAATCGCGATCTTCTCTTAATCAGTTCCCTGAGTAAGAATGGAAGAGATACTAGTATCAGCTTATCAATGGATTTCTCGAAAGAAAGGTATATAGTTGCTGATACGTACAATAGGAACTCGATTTTCGATGTCCCCTCGCGACCTCGAGAGAGCGCATAAGAAAGCTCGCTGACTTCTTCCACGAACTTCGACGTAAGGCCTCCCATAATCTTATCACTTCTCAGCAGTTTTCGCTAATATGTATCCCACTGCGAATATTACTGAGATTCCTATGATGCCGGCAATGATGTAACCTATAGCATCTGGAACTCCCGGTACGGTGTAATCGCTGAAGGGGGTCCAGTTAAATTCCATTTCCTTTAAGTGAAGCGCCTCTGCGGCTACGTCTAACGGTTCATGGTATCCTACTAGGTCAGCACCTATTACACCGAAAAGCGGACTCACAAAGAGTCCTATTACTACTACTTGTAACAGCCTCCTATTCCTTAACACGTATTTTAACATGCGCCACCACCCCTTAAATAGGATTCCAGAAGTCCGACTCTCTAGCAGTTTTAACGGCAATCATTGTAATTAATCCCTCTATAATACCCAAAAAGAAGTGCCAAACGGTCATCACAGGAACGGATATTTCTACTCCAAAGGGAAATAGCGGACTTAAGCCTATCTCTATACCACAAACGAAACCTGCTAATGTTATGCCAAACCACGC is a genomic window containing:
- a CDS encoding 50S ribosomal protein L30, which gives rise to MSAYVIIRIKGQPDVPPDVEKTLENLRLHKRYHAVIYPKDLPGLEGMLRKAQAWITWGEINKETLAQLLEKRGRLPGNKRLTLDVLKEKFNVNSYEELAEKILSGEVLLHKQDVIKPVFRLHPPRGGFRGSTKKPYGAGGEAGYRGEKINELLLRML
- a CDS encoding 30S ribosomal protein S5, which produces MSVRVDQTESLETWVPKTRVGKMVKEGKITSIYEIFEKNLPILEPEIVDFLVPDLKHEVLDVSLVQKVTDAGRITRLRVLIVVGNENGLVGLGMGKARQMRFAIQKALTNAKLNIIPVRRGCGSWECTCGEPHSVPFTVHGKSGSVRITLKPAPRGTGLVAGDVARTVLKYAGLKDVWTHTEGETRTTHNFAKATLEALKQTYRFLAPWDWTQPQEG
- a CDS encoding 50S ribosomal protein L18, with translation MAHGPRYKVPRRRRREGKTDYRKRYKLVLSGHPIFVVRKSNKYVWVQIVKPQVQGDVVVAAAHSKELQKFGWKGSGNSLPAVYLTGMLAALRAKEKGIQYAAPNIGLHKPTKGARVFAAIKAANDVGLEVPMSEEVAPSEERIRGEHIASYAKMLKEQNPEEFQKRFSVLLKNGFDPENYPSHFEEVKSKILENYKQVAG
- a CDS encoding 50S ribosomal protein L19e, yielding MRADKVARLAASVAGVGESRIWIDPTRLDELNEVVSKADVRKLMEEGVIKVLPERGNSRSRWKVRHEQRKKGRRRGYGKRKGKATARTPKKEVWMNKIRKIRRFLKYLRDKGVIDRRTYRELYRKAKGGEFDSLRNLKLHLRERYGIEVK
- a CDS encoding 50S ribosomal protein L32e yields the protein MSSNDVLAKRKEVLRNLQKRRKKMKKAIKIRNDLPEFIRYHWWRYFRLERGYKWRKPKGNDNKSRLQLKGYPPIVKIGYRTPKDVRGLHPSGLEPIVIHNEKELEKVDASKHIVYIASSVGKRKREIIVKRAAELGIRIANA
- a CDS encoding 50S ribosomal protein L6, producing the protein MAKAVWVHHLVEIPDGVTVTVEGLKVKVSGPKGTLERDFSHAKGVNIKLVKTEEGKDAILVETFFANRKKKALVRTIAAHINNMIIGVTKGWRYKMKIIFSHFPISVNVKGDVVEIANFIGEKAPRIAKVLPGVKVQVKGRDLIVEGIDLEKVAQTAANIELATKIKDFDRRVFSDGIYIYEKEVIEK
- a CDS encoding energy-coupling factor ABC transporter ATP-binding protein, whose translation is MLIFENGEIGYKYPIIRDINVRVDSGEIVALVGPTGSGKTTLLMTLAGLLKPIKGRLEIDGLRWSKDRFRLKPLVGLTFQDPGAQLFNPTVYDEVAYSLRTLGMSEDEIRARVIETLRKFGIEHLTKERTLRLSLGQKRLVTIASIEVYKPKYVLLDEPTSFLDNESYWKVLKYIIQLREEGRSALIATHDPELIWISDKVLMIERSSIVEYNAKGNLTLEGLVRSKVVKPPSLLFLLEKCPSQERSLIDSLMEYTYEKLHKSP
- a CDS encoding PDGLE domain-containing protein encodes the protein MLKYVLRNRRLLQVVVIGLFVSPLFGVIGADLVGYHEPLDVAAEALHLKEMEFNWTPFSDYTVPGVPDAIGYIIAGIIGISVIFAVGYILAKTAEK